The genomic window TGAGCCCCGTGTACCTGCTCGCCGGCGAAGAGTTACTGGTGCTTGAAGCTGCCGATGCCTTGCGCGCAAAAGCGCGCAAGCTCGGTTACACCGAGCGCACCGTGCTCGATGTCGTCGCACATTTCGACTGGGATGAACTGGCCCGCTCTGCCGCCGGCATGTCCCTGTTCGCTACGCGCCGCCTGCTTGATCTACGCCTTCCCACCGGTCGCCCCGGCATCGAAGGCGCCAAGGCGATTACCGAGTTCTGTGCCAATCCACCGCCTGACGTCACTCTGCTGATTACGGCGGTGGAGTGGAGCAATAAGCACGAGGGTGCGTGGACCAAGCAAGTCGACAGCGCGGGTGCCCTGGTAGTGTTCAATGCGCCGCGGCCGAACGAGTGGGAAGCCTGGATCGGTGCACGCCTTGCGTCACGAGGTCTCACCGCTTCGCCCGAGGCCGTTTCCCTGCTTGCTGAGCGTGTAGAAGGCAATCTGCTCGCCGCTGCGCAGGAAATCGACAAGCTGGTAGTACTGCACGGGCAGGGCAGGATCGATGCTGCCGAGATGGAACATCTGGTCGCCGATAACGCACGCTACGATGCGTTCAAGCTCACGGATGCGGCATTGGGTGGCGACGGCGCGCGCGCCTTGCGCATTCTCGATGGTCTGCGCGCCGAAGGCGACGAACTCATCGCCTTGATGGGCTGGCTGGTCAATCAACTGCAATTGGCGCTGCGCTTGGCCAACGCCCACGACTTCGCTGCACAAGCTCGCGCCGAACGCTTGTGGCCCGCGCGCGAACAACTTTTCCGCAAGGCGTTGCGCCGCGCTCCACGCGAACACTGGATGCAATGCCTGGCGCGCGCTGCGCGTATCGACCGCATCGCCAAAGGGCGCGAGGCCGGTGACGCGTGGCTACAAACCCAGCGTTTGATCGCGGCGATCGCCGAGCCGCGTGCAGCGCAGGCGTTGGCGTAATGAATCGCAGGTACGGTCAGTAGGAAGCCTTGCATGAAACCGCTCGCGATCTTTGGCGGCACCTTTGACCCGATTCACATCGGTCACCTCAGCGTTGCCTGGGAAGCCGCCGAACTGCTCGACGCCGAAGTGCGCTTGATGCCAGCCAGCGTGCCACCTCATCGTCTGCCACCCACCGCCAGCGCGGAACAACGTGTGGCGATGCTGCGTGCCGCGTTGCGCGGGCAGTCGCGCCTGACGCTCGATACGCGCGAACTGGACCGCAGCGGGCCTTCCTACACCATCGATACCTTGCATGAACTGCGCAAGGAATTCGGAGATCGCCCGCTGGTGCTGTTGCTCGGTGCCGATGCTTTTGCCGGATTGCGCAGCTGGCAGCGTTGGCGCGAATTGTTCGACGTCACGCATATCGGCGTGATCAATCGCCCTGGCGTTGATACATGTATTTCAGTCGAGCTGGAGCGCGCAGTGGCGCCGCGCCGCACGGAGGATCTTGCCGTTATTCGCAGACAGCCGGCGGGGCGCATGATCGAGCTGGTGGTGACGCCGCTGGAGGTCTCTGCGACACGTATTCGCGAGTTGCTTGCCGTGGGAAGGGATCCGCGTTATCTGCTGCCTGCCGGGTTGTTTGATGATCCGGCGTTGTTGGCACCTTATCGCGAATCGTTTGCGCATTGAGGGCGTGCTGCAGATCTTGTCAGGTGATGCTGCGCAAACCCAACCAATGCCGTGCGCATCGGATTCAACTCACTCGAAACGCCACAAAACTCATCGCCACCGAATTCATGCAATAACGCAACCCCGTCGGCGCCGGCCC from Dyella caseinilytica includes these protein-coding regions:
- the nadD gene encoding nicotinate-nucleotide adenylyltransferase; its protein translation is MKPLAIFGGTFDPIHIGHLSVAWEAAELLDAEVRLMPASVPPHRLPPTASAEQRVAMLRAALRGQSRLTLDTRELDRSGPSYTIDTLHELRKEFGDRPLVLLLGADAFAGLRSWQRWRELFDVTHIGVINRPGVDTCISVELERAVAPRRTEDLAVIRRQPAGRMIELVVTPLEVSATRIRELLAVGRDPRYLLPAGLFDDPALLAPYRESFAH
- the holA gene encoding DNA polymerase III subunit delta, which produces MPFNHAQWQKALAANSLSPVYLLAGEELLVLEAADALRAKARKLGYTERTVLDVVAHFDWDELARSAAGMSLFATRRLLDLRLPTGRPGIEGAKAITEFCANPPPDVTLLITAVEWSNKHEGAWTKQVDSAGALVVFNAPRPNEWEAWIGARLASRGLTASPEAVSLLAERVEGNLLAAAQEIDKLVVLHGQGRIDAAEMEHLVADNARYDAFKLTDAALGGDGARALRILDGLRAEGDELIALMGWLVNQLQLALRLANAHDFAAQARAERLWPAREQLFRKALRRAPREHWMQCLARAARIDRIAKGREAGDAWLQTQRLIAAIAEPRAAQALA